A genomic segment from Aegilops tauschii subsp. strangulata cultivar AL8/78 chromosome 1, Aet v6.0, whole genome shotgun sequence encodes:
- the LOC141039226 gene encoding uncharacterized protein yields the protein MVGEEIVEASDAAKVLAVPGSSYPRFDRENFRVWKALMECGLRANELWDAVDPGGDAFKKEGAEHRKDRQAASAIYSVMPMDVLQHLIAKETAKEAWDTLKLMFEGHTHVKQANLQTLLRNYETLVIGDDESVDAFASRVATLVNRIRALGENLTETSVVRWFLRAAPPRYLQIVTAIEQCVDLASLSIDDLVGRYKAHDERMRYSLGDGRNDELVMLTRAQWVALSKEKQGGSTSSSKKKGKQRSARKNFADSDDEAAPPRRKFDIRKVRCYNCGLLGHFKADCEEAPKQKALIAQQGDDGDMMLMCKLVDEEDPDSQALTKEIVELAEEKVFHHDRDSETCVEATDAGSDSETYVSAMDD from the coding sequence ATGGTGGGCGAGGAGATCGTGGAAGCGTCCGACGCGGCTAAAGTACTTGCCGTGCCCGGTTCGTCGTACCCAAGGTTTGATCGCGAGAACTTCAGGGTTTGGAAGGCCCTCATGGAGTGTGGTCTCCGCGCCAACGAGCTATGGGACGCGGTCGACCCAGGAGGTGACGCGTTTAAGAAGGAGGGAGCTGAGCACCGGAAGGATCGGCAGGCGGCGTCGGCGATTTACTCGGTGATGCCGATGGATGTCCTACAACACCTAATTGCCAAAGAAACGGCGAAAGAGGCGTGGGATACTTTGAAGCTCATGTTCGAGGGACACACCCACGTCAAGCAAGCCAATCTTCAAACTCTCCTAAGGAACTATGAGACTTTGGTCATTGGCGACGATGAGTCCGTAGACGCGTTCGCTTCACGGGTGGCAACTCTCGTCAATCGTATTCGCGCGCTTGGAGAAAACCTCACGGAGACCTCGGTTGTCCGATGGTTCTTGCGTGCAGCCCCTCCCCGGTACCTGCAAATTGTCACGGCGATCGAGCAGTGCGTCGATCTCGCGAGTCTCTCCATCGACGATCTTGTCGGACGGTACAAGGCTCACGATGAGCGGATGCGGTACAGTCTTGGGGACGGGAGGAATGACGAGCTTGTGATGCTCACAAGGGCGCAGTGGGTCGCTTTGTCAAAGGAAAAGCAAGGCGGATCCACGAgtagcagcaagaagaaggggaaGCAGCGATCGGCGAGAAAGAACTTTGCCGACTCGGACGATGAGGCTGCACCACCGAGGAGAAAGTTTGACATCAGGAAAGTGAGGTGTTATAACTGTGGCCTCCTCGGTCACTTCAAGGCTGACTGTGAGGAAGCACCGAAGCAGAAGGCGCTCATTGCCCAGCAAGGAGATGATGGTGACATGATGTTGATGTGTAAACTGGTGGACGAGGAGGATCCAGATTCTCAAGCGTTGACTAAAGAAATTGTCGAGCTTGCGGAAGAAAAAGTTTTCCATCATGATCGTGATTCGG